A stretch of the Alnus glutinosa chromosome 6, dhAlnGlut1.1, whole genome shotgun sequence genome encodes the following:
- the LOC133871118 gene encoding pentatricopeptide repeat-containing protein At1g76280 isoform X4, whose product MHRPLARVPLRSISESLCKSKPREHPLLLQGRRNVAENLGFSLAHSTSKGLAFLVYGTESTTRSTQMQIVDALRLGERSKASNLLLDLGHGNHSLRPNDFVHILNYCARSPDPLFVMETWSLMEEREIGLNNICYFLIMRSLCKGGYLEEAYNLINFLGERHGIYPILSVYNGFLRACAKMRSIVHANQCLDLMEHRMVGKNEVTYSELLKLAVWQQNLSAVHEIWGEYVKHYSFSIFSLRKFIWSFSRLGDLKSAYETLQHMVSLAIRRIIFVNRTAEGKLYSSRLDIPILSNDGLGRKFDLEGNEHSVPSIHCRKIDTYPGNIEQCTPPSMGNREVESGGLGVLNKYENMPVMKVLRWSFSDVIHACAQARNCGLAEQLILQMKNLRLQPSSHTYDGFVRAIVSERGYIDGMEVLKVMKQRNLKPYDSTLATLSMGCSKVLELDLAESLLDQISECPYPHPYNAFLAACDRLDQPERAVQILAKMKRLKILPDIRTYELLFSLFGNVNAPYEEGNMLSQVDAAKRINAIEMDMAKNGVQHSHLSMKNLLKALGAEGMIRELIQYLQVAENLFCRNKTYLGTPIYNAVLHSLVEAKESHTAVEIFKNMKSYGCPPDAATYNIMIDCCSILRCFKSACSLVSMMVRDGFYPQTLTYTALIKGRIDVIEFIVERMRQENIQPDPSTCHHVFSAYVDHGFHSTAMEALQVLSIRMLSGEDGTQHENTEFEDDFILSEDSEAESQILQLFKDSENVSVALMNLRWCAIAGFSISWSPDQSPWARRLVTNYETRKGAT is encoded by the exons ATGCATAGACCACT AGCGAGGGTTCCTCTGAGGTCAATTTCGGAATCGTTGTGCAAATCGAAACCGCGCGAACAT CCATTACTGTTACAGGGACGAagaaatgttgctgaaaatctGGGATTTTCTCTAGCCCATTCAACATCAAAGG GTCTTGCATTTTTGGTGTATGGAACAGAATCAACTACAAGATCCACGCAGATGCAAATTGTTGATGCACTTCGCTTGGGTGAGAGAAGCAAAGCTTCTAATCTGCTTTTAGATCTTGGTCATGGAAACCACTCATTGAGACCTAATGATTTTGTTCATATTCTTAACTACTGTGCTAGATCACCTGATCCACTG TTTGTCATGGAAACTTGGAGTTTAATGGAGGAAAGAGAGATTGGCCTGAACAACATATGCTATTTTCTTATCATGCGCTCTCTCTGCAAAGGGGGTTACTTGGAGGAG GcatataatttgataaattttctTGGAGAAAGGCATGGCATCTATCCAATTTTATCTGTGTACAATGGTTTCCTGAGAGCCTGTGCCAAAATGCGAAGTATAGTTCATGCCAACCAATGTTTGGATCTGATGGAGCACAGAATGGTGGGGAAGAATGAAGTTACATATTCAGAGCTGCTCAAG CTTGCAGTTTGGCAGCAAAACCTCTCTGCCGTTCATGAAATTTGGGGGGAGTATGTAAAACACTACAGTTTCAGCATATTTTCTCTGCGAAAGTTTATTTGGTCTTTTTCAAGGTTGGGAGACTTAAAATCTGCATATGAGACTTTACAACATATGGTGTCTTTAGCCATCAGGAGAATCATTTTTGTTAATAGAACTGCTGAAGGAAAGCTGTATTCTTCAAGATTGGACATTCCTATACTTTCAAATGATGGATTAGGAAGGAAATTTGACTTGGAGGGAAATGAACATTCTGTTCCCTCCATACACTGTAGGAAGATTGATACGTATCCTGGTAACATAGAGCAATGCACTCCTCCTAGCATGGGAAATAGGGAAGTGGAGAGTGGTGGACTAGGTGTGCttaataaatatgaaaacatgCCTGTTATGAAGGTTTTGAGGTGGTCGTTCAGTGATGTGATACACGCATGTGCACAAGCTCGAAATTGTGGGTTGGCAGAGCAGTTAATCCTACAG ATGAAAAATCTCAGGTTGCAACCGTCAAGCCATACATATGATGGTTTTGTTAGAGCAATTGTTTCTGAGAGAGGTTACATTGATGGCATGGAAGTG TTAAAAGTAATGAAACAGAGGAATTTGAAGCCATATGATTCAACTCTTGCTACCCTTTCAATGGGTTGCAGCAAAGTGCTAGAACTGGATTTAGCCGAATCTCTTCTGGATCAAATATCCGAGTGCCCATATCCTCATCCTTATAATGCTTTTCTTGCTGCATGTGACAGATTG GACCAACCTGAACGTGCAGTGCAGATATTGGCTAAAATGAAACGTTTGAAGATTCTGCCAGATATCAGGACATATGAGCTGTTGTTTTCATTATTTGGTAACGTGAATGCCCCATACGAAGAGGGCAATATGCTGTCGCAGGTAGATGCTGCTAAGAGAATAAATGCTATTGAAATGGACATGGCGAAAAATGGTGTTCAGCACAGTCATTTGTCAATGAAGAACTTG tTGAAAGCCCTTGGAGCAGAGGGAATGATACGAGAGCTGATCCAGTATTTACAAGTGGCAGAAAACCTTTTCTGCCGAAATAAAACTTATCTTGGAACACCTATTTATAATGCTGTGTTGCATTCACTTGTTGAGGCTAAGGAA AGTCACACGGCAGtagaaatattcaaaaatatgaagTCATACGGCTGCCCCCCAGATGCTGCAACTTATAATATAATGATCGATTGTTGTAGCATTTTAAGATGTTTCAAATCTGCTTGCTCACTGGTTTCCATGATGGTGCGTGATGGGTTTTATCCACAGACATTGACTTACACGGCTCTCATAAAG GGAAGGATTGATGTAATTGAGTTCATTGTTGAGAGGATGCGCCAAGAGAATATCCAGCCCGATCCATCAACCTGCCATCATGTGTTTTCTGCATATGTGGACCATGGTTTTCACAGCACAGCTATGGAAGCATTGCAGGTTTTGAGTATCCGTATGTTGAGTGGAGAAGATGGCACTCAACATGAAAATACAGAATTTGAGGACGATTTCATCCTTTCTGAAGACTCAGAAGCAGAGTCACAGATACTGCAATTGTTCAAGGATTCTGAGAACGTTTCTGTTGCACTTATGAATTTAAGATGGTGTGCCATAGCTGGGTTCTCAATTTCTTGGTCACCAGATCAAAGTCCATGGGCTAGAAGACTCGTAACAAATTATGAGACCAGAAAAGGAGCTACCTGA
- the LOC133871118 gene encoding pentatricopeptide repeat-containing protein At1g76280 isoform X2, whose amino-acid sequence MHRPLARVPLRSISESLCKSKPREHPLLLQGRRNVAENLGFSLAHSTSKGLAFLVYGTESTTRSTQMQIVDALRLGERSKASNLLLDLGHGNHSLRPNDFVHILNYCARSPDPLFVMETWSLMEEREIGLNNICYFLIMRSLCKGGYLEEAYNLINFLGERHGIYPILSVYNGFLRACAKMRSIVHANQCLDLMEHRMVGKNEVTYSELLKLAVWQQNLSAVHEIWGEYVKHYSFSIFSLRKFIWSFSRLGDLKSAYETLQHMVSLAIRRIIFVNRTAEGKLYSSRLDIPILSNDGLGRKFDLEGNEHSVPSIHCRKIDTYPGNIEQCTPPSMGNREVESGGLGVLNKYENMPVMKVLRWSFSDVIHACAQARNCGLAEQLILQMKNLRLQPSSHTYDGFVRAIVSERGYIDGMEVLKVMKQRNLKPYDSTLATLSMGCSKVLELDLAESLLDQISECPYPHPYNAFLAACDRLDQPERAVQILAKMKRLKILPDIRTYELLFSLFGNVNAPYEEGNMLSQVDAAKRINAIEMDMAKNGVQHSHLSMKNLLKALGAEGMIRELIQYLQVAENLFCRNKTYLGTPIYNAVLHSLVEAKESHTAVEIFKNMKSYGCPPDAATYNIMIDCCSILRCFKSACSLVSMMVRDGFYPQTLTYTALIKILLEDENFDGALNLLDQACSEGLELDVLLFNTILQKACGRIDVIEFIVERMRQENIQPDPSTCHHVFSAYVDHGFHSTAMEALQVLSIRMLSGEDGTQHENTEFEDDFILSEDSEAESQILQLFKDSENVSVALMNLRWCAIAGFSISWSPDQSPWARRLVTNYETRKGAT is encoded by the exons ATGCATAGACCACT AGCGAGGGTTCCTCTGAGGTCAATTTCGGAATCGTTGTGCAAATCGAAACCGCGCGAACAT CCATTACTGTTACAGGGACGAagaaatgttgctgaaaatctGGGATTTTCTCTAGCCCATTCAACATCAAAGG GTCTTGCATTTTTGGTGTATGGAACAGAATCAACTACAAGATCCACGCAGATGCAAATTGTTGATGCACTTCGCTTGGGTGAGAGAAGCAAAGCTTCTAATCTGCTTTTAGATCTTGGTCATGGAAACCACTCATTGAGACCTAATGATTTTGTTCATATTCTTAACTACTGTGCTAGATCACCTGATCCACTG TTTGTCATGGAAACTTGGAGTTTAATGGAGGAAAGAGAGATTGGCCTGAACAACATATGCTATTTTCTTATCATGCGCTCTCTCTGCAAAGGGGGTTACTTGGAGGAG GcatataatttgataaattttctTGGAGAAAGGCATGGCATCTATCCAATTTTATCTGTGTACAATGGTTTCCTGAGAGCCTGTGCCAAAATGCGAAGTATAGTTCATGCCAACCAATGTTTGGATCTGATGGAGCACAGAATGGTGGGGAAGAATGAAGTTACATATTCAGAGCTGCTCAAG CTTGCAGTTTGGCAGCAAAACCTCTCTGCCGTTCATGAAATTTGGGGGGAGTATGTAAAACACTACAGTTTCAGCATATTTTCTCTGCGAAAGTTTATTTGGTCTTTTTCAAGGTTGGGAGACTTAAAATCTGCATATGAGACTTTACAACATATGGTGTCTTTAGCCATCAGGAGAATCATTTTTGTTAATAGAACTGCTGAAGGAAAGCTGTATTCTTCAAGATTGGACATTCCTATACTTTCAAATGATGGATTAGGAAGGAAATTTGACTTGGAGGGAAATGAACATTCTGTTCCCTCCATACACTGTAGGAAGATTGATACGTATCCTGGTAACATAGAGCAATGCACTCCTCCTAGCATGGGAAATAGGGAAGTGGAGAGTGGTGGACTAGGTGTGCttaataaatatgaaaacatgCCTGTTATGAAGGTTTTGAGGTGGTCGTTCAGTGATGTGATACACGCATGTGCACAAGCTCGAAATTGTGGGTTGGCAGAGCAGTTAATCCTACAG ATGAAAAATCTCAGGTTGCAACCGTCAAGCCATACATATGATGGTTTTGTTAGAGCAATTGTTTCTGAGAGAGGTTACATTGATGGCATGGAAGTG TTAAAAGTAATGAAACAGAGGAATTTGAAGCCATATGATTCAACTCTTGCTACCCTTTCAATGGGTTGCAGCAAAGTGCTAGAACTGGATTTAGCCGAATCTCTTCTGGATCAAATATCCGAGTGCCCATATCCTCATCCTTATAATGCTTTTCTTGCTGCATGTGACAGATTG GACCAACCTGAACGTGCAGTGCAGATATTGGCTAAAATGAAACGTTTGAAGATTCTGCCAGATATCAGGACATATGAGCTGTTGTTTTCATTATTTGGTAACGTGAATGCCCCATACGAAGAGGGCAATATGCTGTCGCAGGTAGATGCTGCTAAGAGAATAAATGCTATTGAAATGGACATGGCGAAAAATGGTGTTCAGCACAGTCATTTGTCAATGAAGAACTTG tTGAAAGCCCTTGGAGCAGAGGGAATGATACGAGAGCTGATCCAGTATTTACAAGTGGCAGAAAACCTTTTCTGCCGAAATAAAACTTATCTTGGAACACCTATTTATAATGCTGTGTTGCATTCACTTGTTGAGGCTAAGGAA AGTCACACGGCAGtagaaatattcaaaaatatgaagTCATACGGCTGCCCCCCAGATGCTGCAACTTATAATATAATGATCGATTGTTGTAGCATTTTAAGATGTTTCAAATCTGCTTGCTCACTGGTTTCCATGATGGTGCGTGATGGGTTTTATCCACAGACATTGACTTACACGGCTCTCATAAAG ATTCTGTTGGAAGATGAGAATTTTGATGGAGCGTTGAATCTTTTGGATCAAGCATGCTCAGAGGGGCTTGAACTTGATGTACTCTTATTTAACACCATTCTTCAAAAAGCATGT GGAAGGATTGATGTAATTGAGTTCATTGTTGAGAGGATGCGCCAAGAGAATATCCAGCCCGATCCATCAACCTGCCATCATGTGTTTTCTGCATATGTGGACCATGGTTTTCACAGCACAGCTATGGAAGCATTGCAGGTTTTGAGTATCCGTATGTTGAGTGGAGAAGATGGCACTCAACATGAAAATACAGAATTTGAGGACGATTTCATCCTTTCTGAAGACTCAGAAGCAGAGTCACAGATACTGCAATTGTTCAAGGATTCTGAGAACGTTTCTGTTGCACTTATGAATTTAAGATGGTGTGCCATAGCTGGGTTCTCAATTTCTTGGTCACCAGATCAAAGTCCATGGGCTAGAAGACTCGTAACAAATTATGAGACCAGAAAAGGAGCTACCTGA